The Apium graveolens cultivar Ventura chromosome 6, ASM990537v1, whole genome shotgun sequence genome contains a region encoding:
- the LOC141668986 gene encoding long chain acyl-CoA synthetase 5-like, whose product MAQKMFVVQVEEARQADGGRPSVGPVYRNVLAKDGFRPPAGGIQSCWDLFRVSAEKYPDNKMLGEREIVKGEAGNYVWLTYKQVYNIVLQIGASIRACGAKQGSRCGIFGPNCRKWVISMQACNAHGLYCVPLYDTLGSGAVEYIICHAEISIVFVDETKVSEVMRTFPSVSKHLKTLVSFGKITAEHKVMANSFGLALYSWDDFLLLGIGNEFELPEKKKSDICTIIYTSGTTGDPKGVMITNENIISLISGINHHLGSINEEFTERDVYLSYLPLAHIFDRVMEEQIISSGASIGFWQGNIKLLMNDVKALKPSIFCAVPRVLDKIYSGLVEKITSGGFIKKSLFNIAYSYKLQNMNKGYKHLAAAPIFDKIVFSKVKEGLGGNMRLILSGAAPLSTEVETFLRVVTCADVLQGYGLTETCGGSFVQQLHEAAMIGTVGPPLPSIDVCLESVPDMEYDALASTPRGEICIRGRTLFLGYYKREDLTKEVMVDGWFHTGDIGEWQPDGSMKIIDRMKNIFKLSQGEYVSVENLENIYSLVSGIDALCIYGNSYESFLVAIANPNKESLESWARENGVAGDFNTICNNPQAKAYILGELTKIAKENKLKGFEIIKAVHLDPIPFDMERDLLTPTFKKKRAQFLKYYQNVIDDMYKGAK is encoded by the exons ATGGCGCAAAAGATGTTTGTGGTTCAAGTGGAAGAGGCAAGACAAGCTGACGGCGGACGGCCCTCGGTGGGACCTGTTTACCGTAACGTGTTAGCCAAAGATGGATTCCGGCCACCAGCCGGAGGGATTCAGAGCTGTTGGGATTTGTTCCG AGTTTCTGCTGAAAAATATCCTGATAACAAAATGCTTGGGGAGCGAGAGATTGTCAAGGGAGAG GCAGGAAACTATGTCTGGTTAACTTACAAGCAAGTGTACAATATAGTTCTACAGATTGGAGCTTCCATTCGCGCGTGTGGTGCTAAACAG GGTTCACGATGTGGAATCTTTGGACCTAACTGCAGGAAATGGGTTATTAGCATGCAG GCATGCAATGCTCATGGCCTTTATTGTGTCCCTCTATATGACACTCTAG GTTCGGGTGCTGTGGAATATATTATATGTCATGCAGAGATATCAATTGTTTTTGTCGACGAAACTAAAGTTTCTGAG GTGATGAGAACATTTCCTAGCGTGTCAAAACACTTAAAAA CTCTTGTGAGCTTTGGCAAGATAACTGCTGAGCACAAGGTGATGGCTAATAGCTTTGGTCTGGCATTATATTCTTGGGATGATTTTTTGCTGCTG GGCATAGGTAATGAATTTGAGCTACCAGAAAAGAAGAAAAGTGATATATGTACGATTATTTATACAAGTGGAACAACCGGAGACCCAAAAGGAGTAATGATCACCAACGAAAACATTATCTCTCTTATATCTGGAATAAATCACCATTTAGGTAGCATAAATGAAGAG TTTACCGAAAGGGATGTATATTTGTCATATCTTCCTTTAGCACATATATTTGATCGAGTGATGGAGGAACAGATCATATCTTCTGGTGCCTCAATAGGATTTTGGCAAGGG AACATCAAACTACTTATGAATGATGTCAAAGCACTAAAACCATCTATCTTTTGTGCTGTACCACGAGTGTTGGACAAGATATATTCAG GTTTAGTAGAGAAGATAACTTCAGGGGGGTTCATCAAAAAATCGTTGTTCAATATTGCTTATTCTTA CAAACTTCAAAACATGAATAAAGGGTATAAACATTTAGCGGCAGCTCCAATATTTGACAAGATTGTCTTCAGTAAG GTGAAGGAAGGTTTAGGAGGAAATATGCGCCTTATTCTTTCTGGAGCAGCTCCCCTATCTACCGAGGTAGAGACCTTTTTAAGAGTAGTGACTTGCGCTGATGTTCTCCAAGGATATG GTCTGACAGAAACCTGTGGGGGGTCATTTGTCCAACAGCTGCATGAAGCAGCAATGATCGGTACTGTGGGTCCTCCATTGCCATCCATTGATGTGTGCCTAGAATCTGTTCCTGACATGGAGTATGATGCTCTGGCAAGTACTCCACGTGGAGAAATATGCATACGGGGAAGGACTTTGTTTTTGGGTTACTATAAACGCGAGGACCTCACAAAAGAGGTGATGGTTGATGGGTGGTTCCACACAG GGGATATCGGTGAGTGGCAGCCTGATGGAAGCATGAAAATTATTGACCGCATGAAAAACATATTTAAGCTTTCTCAAGGAGAATATGTTTCGGTTGAAAATCTGGAGAACATTTATTCCCTTGTTTCTGGCATTGATGCA CTATGCATCTATGGGAACAGCTACGAGTCTTTTCTTGTTGCTATTGCCAACCCCAACAAAGAGTCGCTTGAATCTTGGGCTCGCGAGAATGGAGTTGCTGGAGATTTTAACACCATCTGCAACAATCCCCAGGCAAAAGCATACATTCTTGGAGAGCTTACTAAGATTGCCAAAGAAAACAAG TTGAAAGGCTTCGAGATTATTAAAGCTGTGCATCTTGATCCTATACCATTTGACATGGAACGCGATCTCTTAACGCCAACTTTCAAGAAAAAGCGAGCCCAGTTTCTCAAATACTACCAG AATGTCATTGACGATATGTACAAAGGAGCAAAATAA
- the LOC141666742 gene encoding DEAD-box ATP-dependent RNA helicase 31-like, producing the protein MPVKIIEKLRLLNPTLAIIMKAKPPPTPKPKPKTNLFSRVFPHKLKYQSFPKRLATFPTLNHSHFRTFSTRSDVKASKSLIEDEAELSDWVSDLSSHSFLANNSKHSFSDVDDNADFGTPSKGDFSGKRRRDGGDFGSTRDGFSSRGNRDSFDSRGNGGQFDRNRDYGMSSRARGGSMSGPRPSRDFDSDGYARGGVANRARGRGGRDVDSRDSGRGDLSNRGRASRDYDSGGHGRGGVSNRGRGSWDFDTDDYGRGGSSKRGRGGHRDSFDLSSRDSKLGNRGGRGSELGSRGDRGGGHGGVRTGGSVTKRGGLMMSDTDDFDEDEDEDEDADKGVEKLRGRFRELISEDNSEDDSESVDGEEDDEDDDEASKNASSFSRMEIKDIPSASPASSQGGSDSYLSETRFDQCSVSSSSLKAIKDAGYEKMTVVQAATLPVILKGKDVLAKARTGTGKTVAFLLPSIELVTKSQPVDRDQKRPPIVVLVICPTRELASQAAAEANKLLKYHASIGVQVVIGGTRLGLEQKRMQTNPCQILVATPGRLKDHIENTPGFATRLMGVKALVLDEADHLLDMGFRKDIERIIASVPKQRQTLLFSATVPQEVRQICHVALKRDHEYIDTVKGSEQTHAQVTQTHLVAAMDQHFPLLYALLKEHIADDVDYKVLVFCTTAMVTRLVADLLGELKLNVREIHSRKPQSYRTRVSDEFRKSKGLILVTSDVSARGVDYPDVTLVIQVGIPADKEQYIHRLGRTGRKGKAGLGILMLAPWEEYFLSTIRDLPISKASFPSVDPDTKKKVEKALSHVEMKNKEAAYQAWLGYYNSVKNVGKDKYRLVELANEFSRCMGLDNPPAISKLVLGKMGLRNIPGLRSK; encoded by the exons ATGCCAGTAAAGATCATCGAAAAACTACGCCTCTTAAACCCCACACTTGCGATCATCATGAAGGCTAAACCCCCACCAACTCCTAAACCTAAACCTAAAACTAACCTCTTCTCTCGTGTGTTTCCCCACAAGCTCAAGTACCAATCTTTCCCCAAAAGATTAGCTACTTTTCCTACCCTTAATCACTCCCATTTTCGAACCTTTTCGACACGTTCCGATGTTAAGGCTTCCAAGAGTTTAATTGAGGATGAAGCTGAACTTAGTGATTGGGTTAGTGATTTGAGCTCTCATTCATTTCTTGCTAATAACTCTAAGCACTCCTTTAGTGATGTTGATGATAATGCTGATTTTGGTACACCTAGCAAGGGGGATTTTTCGGGTAAGAGAAGGAGAGACGGAGGTGATTTTGGCAGCACAAGAGATGGTTTTTCGAGTAGAGGGAATCGGGATTCGTTTGATTCTAGGGGTAATGGTGGTCAATTCGATAGGAATAGAGATTATGGTATGTCAAGTAGAGCCAGAGGAGGTTCTATGAGTGGCCCAAGGCCAAGTAGAGATTTTGATTCTGATGGTTACGCAAGGGGAGGTGTAGCAAATAGAGCAAGGGGAAGGGGAGGTAGAGATGTTGATTCCCGTGATTCTGGAAGGGGAGATTTATCAAATAGGGGGAGGGCTAGTCGAGATTATGATTCTGGTGGTCATGGAAGGGGAGGTGTATCAAATAGGGGGAGGGGAAGTTGGGATTTTGATACTGATGACTATGGAAGGGGAGGCTCCTCTAAAAGAGGAAGGGGAGGTCATCGTGATTCATTTGACTTGTCTTCAAGGGATTCAAAACTAGGAAATAGAGGGGGTAGGGGTTCGGAACTAGGATCTAGGGGAGACAGAGGGGGTGGACATGGGGGGGTGAGGACAGGTGGTTCGGTTACCAAGAGAGGAGGGTTAATGATGTCAGATACAgatgattttgatgaggatgaggatgaggatgaggatgcaGACAAGGGTGTAGAGAAGTTAAGAGGTAGATTTCGAGAATTGATTAGTGAGGACAATAGCGAAGATGACAGTGAATCAGTTGATGGCGAAGAAGATGACGAAGATGATGACGAGGCTTCCAAGAATGCAAGTTCTTTCTCAAGAATGGAAATTAAAGATATCCCCAGTGCTTCACCTGCGAGTTCACAAGGGGGAAGTGATTCTTACCTAAGTGAAACAAG GTTTGATCAGTGCTCGGTGTCTTCCTCATCACTAAAAGCAATTAAAGATGCTGGGTATGAGAAGATGACTGTTGTACAGGCGGCAACACTTCCTGTAATTCTCAAAG GTAAGGATGTGTTAGCAAAAGCAAGAACTGGAACTGGAAAAACCGTGGCATTTCTG CTCCCCTCAATTGAATTAGTTACAAAATCACAACCTGTTGATCGTGATCAAAAGAGACCTCCAATTGTTGTGCTAGTAATTTGCCCAACTAGAGAGCTTGCCAGCCAGGCTGCAGCCGAGGctaacaaattgttaaagtatCATGCTTCTATTGGTGTTCAAGTTGTTATAGGAGGTACCAGGCTTGGTTTAGAGCAGAAACGAATGCAAACAAACCCATGCCAG ATTCTTGTGGCTACACCTGGAAGATTGAAAGATCACATTGAGAATACTCCGGGGTTTGCCACTCGGCTAATGGGTGTGAAGGCCCTAGTTCTGGATGAAGCTGATCATCTGTTAGACATGGGATTCCGTAAAGACATTGAGAGGATAATAGCTTCTGTTCCTAAACAGCGACAAACACTTCTATTCTCTGCAACAGTCCCTCAAGAG GTTCGTCAAATCTGTCACGTTGCATTGAAGAGAGATCACGAATATATAGATACTGTTAAGGGCAGTGAACAGACTCATGCCCAG GTCACACAGACACATCTAGTTGCTGCTATGGACCAGCACTTTCCACTCTTATATGCTCTACTGAAAGAGCATATCGCAGATGATGTTGATTATAAG GTACTTGTGTTCTGTACAACTGCAATGGTCACTAGACTTGTTGCTGACCTTCTTGGTGAGCTGAAGTTGAATGTCCGAGAAATCCACTCGAGGAAGCCTCAAAGTTACAGAACCAGGGTGTCTGATGAATTCCGGAAGTCAAAGGGTCTAATTCTGGTCACATCTGATGTTTCAGCGCGCGGAGTGGACTATCCAGATGTTACACTTGTCATACAG GTGGGCATCCCTGCTGATAAAGAGCAGTACATACATAGACTTGGTAGAACTGGACGTAAAGGCAAAGCAGGGCTAGGCATACTGATGTTGGCTCCATGGGAGGAATACTTTTTGTCCACTATTAGAGACCTGCCTATATCAAAAGCTTCCTTCCCTTCTGTTGATCCAGACACAAAGAAAAAG GTAGAAAAGGCGTTATCTCATGTAGAGATGAAAAACAAAGAGGCAGCATACCAGGCGTGGCTTGGCTATTACAATTCTGTCAAAAATGTGGGCAAGGACAAGTATAGACTTGTGGAACTTGCAAACGAATTCAGCAGATGCATGGGCCTTGATAATCCTCCTGCAATATCCAAGCTCGTCCTCGGCAAAATGGGTTTACGAAACATCCCCGGTTTGCGCTCTAAATGA